A genomic region of Scyliorhinus canicula chromosome 4, sScyCan1.1, whole genome shotgun sequence contains the following coding sequences:
- the LOC119965000 gene encoding uncharacterized protein KIAA0040 homolog, protein MLEYVRSFMTATWDLIVLKHKEGVYNSVCLAVLLILPLLLLILAVCLCCHGCCCGRGSCCKCCHRQQETSKKKKLDDLWIPSQPQPIMMESLSVPV, encoded by the coding sequence ATGCTGGAATATGTGAGATCATTCATGACAGCAACGTGGGACTTGATTGTATTGAAGCACAAAGAGGGGGTTTATAACTCTGTCTGCCTGGCCGTTCTCTTGATTCTGCCCCTGCTGCTCCTGATCCTTGCCGTGTGTCTCTGTTGTCACGGCTGTTGTTGTGGTCGAGGCTCCTGCTGCAAGTGCTGTCATCGGCAACAAGAGACAAGCAAGAAGAAAAAATTAGATGACCTCTGGATTCCAAGCCAGCCGCAGCCAATCATGATGGAGAGTCTCTCAGTCCCGGTATAA